Proteins from one Arcobacter sp. F2176 genomic window:
- a CDS encoding threonine synthase: MKYICSKCKKIEDVTSQKSKCDCGGLWKLQFNAPKFDLELVDKNTWGLFRYRKFMPIIDDSWKDITLGEGMTPVIKFDENVLLKMDYFMPTLSFKDRGAAMLIAHCKSIGVKSVVQDSSGNAGNSVAAYCAKADIECEIFVPKGTSPKKINMIKSHNAKVNITPGSRDDCADICRKKVSEEKKYYANHVYNPFFYEGTKTYIYEVYEQLNRIPKNIFVPLGNGTLFIGVIKALEELFESKLIESMPNIYAIQSEYCPPFVLATKNSESKPSKIVPKSTLAEGIAIGVPMRGEEILEYIYKYNVKTIIAPEDEIVRSREILSSKGIYCEHTTAASYAAYLQYCKDNEILSDCLISMCGAGLKSDH, translated from the coding sequence ATGAAATATATTTGTAGCAAATGTAAAAAAATAGAAGATGTAACATCTCAAAAATCAAAATGTGATTGTGGTGGATTATGGAAGTTGCAGTTTAACGCACCTAAATTTGATTTGGAACTTGTAGATAAAAATACATGGGGACTATTTCGTTATAGAAAGTTTATGCCAATAATCGATGATAGCTGGAAAGATATCACTCTTGGTGAAGGAATGACTCCTGTAATTAAATTTGATGAAAATGTATTATTAAAAATGGATTATTTTATGCCAACATTATCTTTTAAAGATAGAGGTGCAGCTATGTTAATAGCTCATTGTAAATCAATTGGAGTAAAAAGTGTAGTTCAAGATAGTAGTGGAAATGCAGGAAATAGTGTGGCTGCTTATTGTGCAAAAGCTGATATAGAGTGTGAAATATTTGTTCCCAAAGGAACTTCACCTAAAAAAATAAATATGATTAAATCTCATAATGCAAAAGTAAATATAACACCTGGTTCAAGAGATGATTGTGCAGACATTTGTAGAAAGAAAGTTAGTGAAGAGAAAAAATATTATGCAAATCATGTCTATAATCCATTTTTTTATGAAGGAACAAAAACATATATTTATGAAGTATATGAACAATTAAATAGAATTCCTAAAAATATATTTGTTCCTTTAGGAAATGGGACTTTATTTATTGGTGTGATTAAAGCTTTAGAAGAATTATTTGAAAGTAAGTTGATTGAATCAATGCCAAATATATATGCAATACAAAGTGAGTATTGTCCCCCTTTTGTATTAGCTACAAAAAATAGTGAATCAAAACCTTCTAAAATAGTTCCAAAGTCTACATTAGCAGAAGGTATAGCAATTGGTGTACCAATGAGAGGAGAAGAAATTTTGGAATACATTTATAAGTATAATGTAAAGACAATTATTGCACCAGAAGATGAGATTGTTAGAAGTAGAGAAATCCTTTCATCAAAAGGAATTTATTGTGAGCACACAACAGCTGCTTCATATGCTGCTTATTTACAATATTGTAAAGATAATGAAATTTTAAGTGATTGTTTAATCTCTATGTGTGGTGCTGGTTTAAAATCTGATCATTAA